The proteins below come from a single Salinilacihabitans rarus genomic window:
- a CDS encoding DHH family phosphoesterase: MYDELIDSADLPLSRKSVVPGTGFFLPDSLEEDLEAEAARAALEGAEVAVVADADADGLACVALLREVYDDVRNVPQPESESESESGTDDEDGEGLEMPEPTPHRVALLPASPHDVEDALARVAEHADPGIDLYVCDLCPDRYEYVAAELDAALDVADRVSWYDHHQWDDDVAAAVREAGVDLVVGDSEEECTADVAVRSLAHEFDPIYEDLAAVTRDHDLWLREDPRSDDLADYAYWTDPAEYVEVVREHGADLPEWVREFLAERRVEKEALIDQAVARAELREVGAYTVGITYGRCSQNEVAEALRERGADASVIVKPAGSASIRGTDAFDRCHEVAARVNGGGHPKAAGCKPDIYDDMLDYAHHWTTRGAVTKRVILDAFRAVVEGEGEGEDEDE; the protein is encoded by the coding sequence ATGTACGACGAGCTCATCGACAGCGCCGACCTCCCGCTCTCCCGGAAGTCGGTCGTTCCGGGGACCGGCTTCTTTCTCCCCGACTCCCTCGAAGAGGATCTGGAGGCGGAGGCGGCCCGGGCCGCCCTGGAGGGGGCCGAGGTCGCGGTCGTCGCCGACGCCGACGCCGACGGCCTCGCCTGCGTCGCGCTCCTCCGGGAGGTCTACGACGACGTGCGGAACGTGCCGCAACCGGAGTCGGAGTCGGAGTCGGAGTCGGGGACCGACGACGAAGACGGGGAGGGCCTCGAGATGCCCGAACCGACGCCCCACCGGGTCGCGTTGCTCCCCGCCAGCCCCCACGACGTCGAGGACGCGCTGGCCCGCGTCGCCGAGCACGCCGACCCGGGGATCGACCTCTACGTCTGTGACCTCTGTCCGGACCGTTACGAGTACGTCGCGGCGGAACTCGACGCGGCCCTCGACGTCGCGGACCGCGTCTCGTGGTACGACCACCACCAGTGGGACGACGACGTCGCCGCGGCCGTCCGCGAGGCGGGGGTCGACCTCGTCGTCGGCGACAGCGAAGAGGAGTGTACGGCCGACGTCGCCGTCCGCTCGCTTGCCCACGAGTTCGACCCGATCTACGAGGACCTCGCCGCCGTCACCCGCGACCACGACCTCTGGCTGCGGGAGGACCCCCGCAGCGACGACCTCGCGGACTACGCCTACTGGACCGACCCGGCCGAGTACGTCGAGGTCGTCCGCGAGCACGGCGCCGACCTCCCCGAGTGGGTCCGCGAGTTCCTCGCCGAGCGCCGCGTCGAGAAGGAGGCGCTGATCGACCAGGCCGTCGCCCGGGCCGAACTCCGCGAGGTCGGCGCGTACACCGTCGGGATCACCTACGGCCGTTGCTCGCAAAACGAGGTCGCCGAGGCGCTGCGCGAGCGGGGCGCCGACGCCTCCGTGATCGTCAAACCCGCCGGCAGCGCCTCCATCCGCGGGACCGACGCCTTCGACCGCTGTCACGAGGTCGCCGCCCGCGTCAACGGCGGCGGCCACCCGAAGGCCGCGGGCTGCAAGCCCGACATCTACGACGACATGCTCGACTACGCCCACCACTGGACGACCCGCGGGGCGGTGACGAAGCGCGTGATCCTCGACGCGTTCCGGGCGGTCGTCGAGGGCGAGGGCGAGGGCGAGGACGAGGACGAGTGA